In the genome of Bacteroides mediterraneensis, the window GAAATGAAGGAAACCATCCTGATTCGAGTCTACGATGACCAGCACCGAATCATTCTCCCAGGACATGTCCTTTACTTTACCCAACAACAGTTGGTCTTCATCAAGCACTACTGAATGATGCAAGTCTATTTCAGACACGTCTTTTCCCTTGTCGGGCTTGCAAGATACCAGACAGGCTAAAAATATTATATGCAAAACATATTTATACATTAATCAAATCAATTTAAAAATAACGGAATACTCAATCAGGGTAAAGAAAATTTTACAAGAACTGGGTCTGGATTATTTGAAAATGCATATATCGCCCTGTCATCCTTATCCACACAGAACCGGAATACAGGCAGATTCAAAATATAAAAACTAAAAAAATCTTTTTCATACGCACTTTCATGATTAAATATATCAAAACTATTTTCTGTTTTCTCAAATGTGTCCTGTCATTAAAAAGGATACCTTACAAATAAAATATAGCATCAATCCATAAAACAAAAACACATCTCAAAAATAGATATTTATATGATTACAAACCGACCCAAAGTATAGATATAAGATAGACAGGCTTCTAAACCAAAAGGAAAAGAACTACTTGTATATTAAGTATTTACAAAATAATCAGGCTCTCATAAATAGACAAATGCATTCATCAATATTCCCAAAGCCAGACATCAAGACTTTTTTCCTTCAGATTTTCACCAAACACTGAACAAATCTTATTCTTTATACGTAATTTACTCCTGGATACTGAGGCTGGAGCTATATTCAAGAAAATAGAAATTTCAGTAATGGAAAAACGGAGTTTGATTAAACTACATAATATTATTTCATGTTCGCTAAGGACAGACACCTCTTTCGACAAACGTTGTGTAAATTTCTGAAAAATATTGTCAGCTATTTTACACACATCCTTCAGTTCTGTTTCATTCAAATAGACAGGTTGCAGATGAAGTTTACGTAAGAATGGTGCTTGCGTCAACAGCAAAGAGCATAGTTCTTTTTCCCTCTTTTCCAATAACAGAACTCTGTCAGATAAAGTCTTTACATCAGACAGTTCATGACCTGAGATGGAATAGGAAGCAATCTTGTCATGTAGCATATTTTTCTCCAACGACAAACGCTCATTTTCCTTTTTCAGCTTCTTAAGTGCCTCTACCTGCTCAATATAAAGTTCTTCTTTCTTATTGTTCTGCTCGAACTGTGACTGAAGTTCTGCAATATATGATTCGTTCTTTTCAACTTCTAATTCTTTATCATGTAGTTGCAAGGCTAAACGGGTTAACTTTTCTTCTTTCTGATGTATAGCAATTCGTTTGTGCAGATAAATATAAATAAGTAAAATACCCAATAACAGAACTATTACTATAGTAAACATCCACCAATAAGTGATATTGGATTTTTCCAGTTCTAACCTTTGCTTTTCCGTTGTCAGTCTTTCATTCTCATATTTCTCCTTGTATGCTATAATCTCCTTACTCTTGTTAAGGGTTATTATAGAGTCGTTATAGAATAGCAATGAATCACAATAGCTTGTCAAATATTTTCGATATTTGGGCTGATTCCCAAATTTGTACAAAAACTCATATACGGAAGCTTTTGTATAGATATTATCGGTGAGCAATGCTTTATTAAGATAGAAGTAAGCTGAGTCATATTGCTTGAGATAGAAATAATTTTTTCCAATCAATGATGATGACTGGAATTTGACAGGAAAGGATTTCAGGATTTCCAATGATTGTAAGAACTGTGAACTGTTTTTATAAACAAGAGCTATTTCCGTCTGGATGTCATAATAATATGCTTTATTATTAAGTCCTAATTCAACGGCTATATCGCTACATTTCTGATAGGTTTCAATAGCTTTGGGGAGTTCATTTAAGATACAATAGCATCTGGCCAGATATTGTAATGCCCCCATCTGATACCGCTTATTGGAATCCTTCACTGCATAATCGTATGCTATAGTACATGCTTCAAGTGCGTATGCATTGAGTCTACGATATAAATATAGTTTTCCCAAAGAAGACATAATAAGATATCCGGTTTTATAATCTTCTGTTTTCTCTACTTCTGTTTTGCCTTCTAGATAATACTGCATGGCTTCCTCTATATTGCCAAGCTCATAGTTTATATCACCCATGTAAAGGGCGGACATTGCTTTTCTACGGGCATTATCCGTAGACTTGTAATAATCGTACGCTATCTTCACAAGCGAATCGGAAGGAATTTTCATTATCAGCTTCACCTTTGCTTGTGAGGTCAGCAAGCACCACAGCGCATGATTCTCTTTGTCTTTACGTGCAGACGGAATCGGCATGGACTCCAATATGTGCAGCGCACTGTCGGGATGGTCAAACATCACCTCCTCCGCCTTTGCGAGTTCTGGCGTTTGCTTTGTTACTTTATGATTCTGGCTGCATCCTACAGTCATTAAAGTAGTACAGATTATGATAATTATATGGGTTCTTATTTTCATGATTGGGTCCTTTTGTTGCTAAATTACAAAAAGTATCAATTCTACATTTTACATATTTCTGAATATTCATAAAGATTTCCTTCACAATACTTTATTTCCATAGGTTTAGAGTGACCTATTCGTTACCCCCCCCAAAAAATCGTATTCTGTCTTCTTAGGAAAAACCGATATCCTTTTCATCTTAATTACATTTAAAATTTTGTCATGACGAAATTAAGTATAAAAATTGTCTTTATAAAAATTGTTCAGGACCTCAATCCATACAAGAAACACAATCCACTATAATACAGACACATGCAATCAATAAATGTCAGTTCATGTCAGTTGGCTCCAAAGGGAGAATCAGACGATAAGCTCCGTTTCCGTCACTATGCAACGTAACGGATGAGAATTGTTTAAGCTTCTTCCTAAAGCGTTCAATCATTTTATAAAAGCTGTCCAATGAATATTCTTCAAGGTCTTTACCCATAATCTGATAAATCTCATATTTGGTCAATGTGTGGTCGGATGCTTTGAGAAAGTGCTCCAACAGCACAGACATGGCAGGGGAAAGTTTCTCAATGACACCGTTACCATCACAGAACAAACGCTGTTCGGCATCAAAAAACACATCGTGCTCCAATCTGTAGACACGGGCCTTTATATGTCTGGTCTTATTGCGTGATTTGGCAGGAAGTGGCGCTTTTTCAACTATCTTTTCCACCACCACAGTTCGTTTCGAAACCAACTGATTCAGTCTGTCGTAAAACAACCAGAAAAAAATATACATACACCAAAGAAGGACAACCGTTATAACCATTCCGCCCGGTAGAAGACTCCACCAGGAATAAGAAATATAACCGGATAATTCCATCTCCAGACGATACCCCAAATAGGTGGAGACCAGACTATCCGACGGAGCAAACTTTTCCAGTGCTCCCGAAGCAAAGGTTGAAACTTTTCCCGACAAATCGGTTATTCTGGAACATACCCCTGTTTTACCTTTTATATCGGATAATGCCAACTGCTTATCCCAGGCATAGTGCAAGGAATCAAAAGGAAATGGATATTTCTCAAGAATTAAGCTGAGATAAATATTCTTATCTCCATCTTTAAAATAAGCATTATTCCGCCTGTGTAAAGGAAGATGATAAACATGAGTTCCATCTTGTAATGCAAACACCACAGAATCTGGAATATCGGTTTCTAAAGTCTTTTGCTGAAATAAAGAAGTGATAGTATGAATGGCTGATTAATATAGCAGCTACCAGTTCAGACAAAAATTAAATCCTTTATACACTGTAAAATACAATACATTGTATTACATTTGCAATACAATGTAATACACATAAGAAAATGGAAGCAGTAATAAGAAAACAGACCTCATTTCGGTTGCGTGAAGACTTGCTAAAGGTCTTACAGGAAGAAGCCAAAAAAGCCAACAGAAGCCTGAATAACTACGTGGAAAGCATGCTCATGGATGCTGTCTATTCAGAACCGAACGAAGAAACAAAAGCGGCCATCAAGGAAGCACGTACAGGGAAATATGCTGGCACCATAAACACCAGCAGCTTGGAAGCCTTTATAAAATCCTGTGAAGAATAAAGACACTACGCTATTCAACACAATTCAAAAAGGATTTCAAAAGATACAGGAATAACCCCAGCAATCTTCCAATAATTCTCCACTACTTACTGTTTGTTTCCTATCAACTATCAGATATCCAGCAAAGACCACTACAGAGAAGCAAATTATTTCACTTCAGTTGCTACATTTATACCAGGGGTCTATAGGCTGAGAACATATTTATACAGATATTTATGATTCTCTCCTTTCTGGTAAGGCTGAAGTGGCTGAATGTCTTTATTGCTTTCAATTTAAGCATCGCATTAAAACTTCTTTATAATTGATTATTACAGCTTTGCCATTAAAGTTCTCATCCTACAATTATAAGCATCAATGGGACCAACAATCGAATCCGAAAACTGACATTAGCGATCTCTCAAAATCGAGTTCTTTTATTTCTTCCATCCTATGATGCTACTCTGTTCGCCAATCTGCTATCGTACCTGTTTCAGATGAGAACACTGCTCCTATTTTATAGAGTTTACGCTGGTCTGCTTCGTACTCCCGCGCATAGCCTTTTTCCTTAATCTGACGCAGAGCTTCTTCGGCTGTTCCATCCAGTTTAAACTCGAATATATACACAAAGTCTGGAGTTTCCACGATACAGTCTACCCTGCCGTGACTCTGCACCTTTTCCGTATATACCGTATACACGCTGATAAGGCGCATCAACAGATAGAACGTGTAGTGGAAATAACGCTCCCGTTCACGCTCATTTTCCTTACGGCGCATGGTGTACGGAATACTGGCTAAAAAGGAAGTAAGACTTGTACGGAAATCGTCCAACTCTCCTTTTTTAAGGCATGTCACTGCGTTTCTTATCCATGAAGGAGTATCTCCATTCGAAAAATAGCTGGAAGCCACCATCGTAAGAAAGCCACGCTTCACCTCCTTATTCGGATAATCCAAAAGGAAGGTGTTTTCTTCCAGATCGAAATCCTTTATCGTCAAGTAGCCGCTTTGGTAAATCATCGGCAACGGCTGTTCCACGTTGGCCTTGTAGTCGATGAACTCTTCCGCAGAATAGTACTTGCCCGTGATTTCGTTCATATTCTCGTCGGTGTGAGACAGCAGCCGGATAAGATAAGTCGGCGTACCACTCTTGAACCAATAATCAGATATATCCATCGCAGCAAACGCATTAAGAAGACTGAACGGATTATATACATCAGACAATTTCTTACTGAAATGATAACCGTCATATTGTGCTTTAAGCATCGCCCGCATTTCATCATACGAACAACGGTACACCTCCGACATGGCCTCCATCGGCTCCCGGAAAGTAGCATCCAGTTCTTCCTGAGATATGCCGCATAGCGTCTCATACTTGCCGTGCATACTAATGTCGAAAGGCTGGTTGAAACCGCTGAACACACTCACCTGCGAAAACTTCGTCACCCCGGTCAGGAATACAAACTGAAGATGCTCGTCGGCACTCTTGAAAGCGGAATAAAAGGCTTTCAATGTATTCCGGTTCCGCTCTTCCAAGGAAGCGTCTGTATCCAACACGTCCAAGATGGGTTTGTCATATTCATCAATCAGGACAACGGCCCTCCTCCCGGTATGCTCATGGGCCGCACGAATGACCTCGGCAAAGAAATCGCCCAGCCCCAAATTACGGCTTTTTTCGGGCAAAGCATACTGGTCAGCCCATAAAGAAATGTAATAACCGAGCTTTCTTTCCAGTTCGCCGGGAAGCGTGAAATCTGTTCCGTTGAAATCAAGATGAAATACGGGATAGACTTTCCAGTCCTTCTCCAGCGCGTCTATCTTCAACCCTTTGAACAGTTCTTTCCTTCCTAAGAAATAGTTCTTCAAGGTAGAGACAAGAAGACTCTTCCCGAAACGACGCGGACGGCTGAGGAAGTAAATCTTGCCTTCCTTTACCAGACTGTAAACCAAATCTGTTTTATCCACATAAACATAGCCGTCTTCTATCAACTGGTCGAAACTTTGGATTCCTATTGGGTACTTCATCTTGATACAATCTTACAATTTGACTTTTTAGATGCACACATACAAAAATAACTTTTTCTTTTGAAAGCAACTGTCATTTTGCTCATTTTTTCTTCTTCAGAAAAGGAAATTCGGCCCTCAGGTCAATCTTCGTGTACAAACTGTGCAGGAGAAGAAGCTCCGCAAATTCAAGAAGAAAAGAAAGCTCCCTAAAATAGGAGATGAAGAAAACAAGAAAGCTGTTTCAGCAACAAAAAGAACACAAAGAAACGAAATAAACATTCATTCAGTCACGCCGAAAAATTTCATATTCACGCTTGAAATAGAAAATAAAGTCCTCAAAAATCTTCATTTTAAGGCTTACAAAAAAGACACAAGTGCGTTTGTCCGGAAGCTCCTAAGCGTTTGCCGGAAAACGCAAGGACGTTTGGAGTGAAACGCCTTTGCGTCTGCCTCCGAACGTCAAAGCGATTTTTCCGGATTTTCATTTTTATTCTCCCGGGACGACCGTTTCACTCCCCTTCTACCCCCTCTATAGACCCCTGTGAGGCAGATGAGGTTTTCGGGTTCCAAAAGACGGCTGCACAGAAGAGGCTTTTTGCCGCCAGACACGGTTAGCAAAACCCGTCAATTCCGTCCTTTTTGACAGGAATTTCTCAAAACAGCAAACATTCTGACAAAAAAAGAATGTCATTCCCGAAGCAAGAAAGACTCCTGAAAGCCTTCGCGGGAATGACATTCCTTATTTCAAATCATCTCTGGCGGCGCACTCACACGCCCCGCATCTTAAATGCCCAAAGATTTCTTTACTGCATCTACTTTTTCTTTGGCGTCGGCCAATGCACCTGCATAGCACTTCGGACAATGCATTTCGCCCTTGATTTCCATGTAGAACTTAATCTTAGGTTCTGTGCCGGAAGGACGTACAGAAACTTTTGTACCGTCGGCTGTAAAGAACTGAAGCACGTTGGAAGGTTCCGGCATATCCAGGTCTGTAGCTTTTCCGGTGTTGTCGGTAGCCTTCAAGGTCTTGTAGTCTTTTACCAGAACCACTTCCGAGCCACCCAGTTCTTTCGGCGGACATGCACGGAAGTTTTCCATCATGGCCTTGATTTCATCGGCACCCGTCTTACCCGGTTTCACTACGTTGACAGTCACTTCCAGTGAGAAGCCGTATTCTACGTAGATTTCCATCAGTATGTCATACAAGGTCTTGCCCTGGTCTTTGGCCCATGCGCAGATTTCAGCCAGCAGTGAGCAGGCAGAAACGGCATCTTTATCACGTACGAAGTCTTCAGCCAGGAATCCGTAGCTTTCCTCACCGCCACCGATGTATTGTTCCTTGCCTTCACGCAGACGGATTTCACGGGCAATCCATTTGAAACCAGTGTAGCAGTCGAGCATCTTGATGTGGTTCTTGTCGGCCACCTTCTTAATCAGCTCTGTAGTTACGATGGTCTTCACGATGAACTCGTTGCCTTTCATCTTACCCATGGCGATACGGTTCTTGATGATGTAGTACAGGAAAATCAAGCAGGTCTGGTTACCGTTAATCAATACCCATTCGCCCTTGCTGTCCTTGCAAGCCATACCCACGCGGTCGGCATCCGGGTCGGAAGCCATCACGATATCGGCATCGATTTCCTTGGCCAACTTGATGGCCAATGTCAGTGCTTCCGCATTTTCCGGGTTAGGAGATACCACTGTAGGGAAGTCGCCGCTCTTCACCATCTGTTCGGCCACGCAATGTACGTTTTCAAAGCCCCACAATTTGAGTGACTGCGGAATCAGTTTCATACCGGTACCGTGAATCGGCGTGTAGACAATCTTCAGGTCTTTCTGACGCTTGATCACTTCCGGGTCGATAGACAAGGTGTGAACCTGACGCAGGTATTCGTCGTCAATTTCCTTGCCGATAATCTGAATCAGTTCCTTGTTGCCCTGGAACTTGATTTCGCTCACGCCGGAAATCTTGTTCACTTCGTCGATGATGCCCTTGTCGTGCGGAGCCAGTACCTGTGCACCGTCATCCCAGTAAGCCTTGTAACCGTTGTATTCTTTCGGGTTGTGTGAAGCCGTGATGTTGATACCGCTCTGGCAGCCCAGGTGACGGATGGCAAATGACATTTCTGGTGTAGGACGCATGTCATCGAACAGATAAACCTTGATGCCGTTGGCCGTGAAGATGTCGGCAGAAATTTCCGCAAACTTGCGGCTGTTGTTGCGACAGTCGTGACCTACCACTACCGAGATATCTTTCTTTCCGGCAAAGCATTTGTTCAGGTAGTTGGCCAAGCCCTGTGTAGCGGCACCTACCGTGTAGATATTCATTCTGTTGGAACCGGCTCCCATGATGCCGCGCAAACCACCTGTACCGAATTCAAGGTCTTTGTAGAAGGCATCAATCAATTCCGACTTGTCGGGATTTTCAAGCATGCGTTTCACTTCAGCCTGTGTCTCGGCATCGTAGGCAGCCGTCAGCCATGTCTGAGCTTTCTCAGTACACTGTTGAATTAATTCATTGTTTTCCATGATTATACTGTTTAATAAATAATAAATTGCATATCAATACACTGACAAAAATAGACCATTCGGATAAATTATCCTAATAAAAAACGACGTATTTTTTAGAGTCATTCCAAAAAGATTGCAGCTTCGGGATTTCTTAATATCTTTGTAACCGCTTAACAAATACGAAAAAATGAGACAAAAAATGATACTGGCACTGGCCTTGGCGGGGGTACTCTCCGGACAGGCCCAGAATGTCACCGACAACTACTTCCGTTCTCCGTTCGACTTTCCGATTCTGCTCAGCGCCAACTTTGGCGAGCTGCGCCCCAATCATTTCCACAACGGACTGGACATCAAGACACAAGGGGTAACCGGCAAACCCATTTATTGCATTGCCGACGGCTATGTATCGCGTGTGGCGGTATTGCACGGAGGATACGGACAGGCTCTCTATATCACCCATCCCAACGGACTGACTTCGGTGTACGGACACGTGGTTTCATTTGCCAAGAACATACAGGCTTACGTGCGCCAGTACCAGTATGCGCACGAAACGTTTACCTGCGACCTGAAATTCCAACCCGGACAGTTCCCGGTGAAGAAGGGGGATATCATTGCCCTGAGCGGCAACGAGGGGGCTTCGGCTGGACCTCACCTGCACCTGGAGCTGCGGCAGACGGAAACGGGGGAATACATTGACCCCATGCCTTATTTCAAGCGTTTCCTGAAAGACAGCAAGGCGCCCGTGGCCAGCCTCATCGGCATTTATCCGATTCAGGGAGAGGGTGTGGTGAACGGCAGCACGCAAAAGAAACTGCTCAACGTGAATGCCCTGAGACAGCCCATCCACGCGTGGGGGAAAATCTACACGGGCATCAGCGCCAAGGATTACATGGACGGTACCTCGAACTTCTACGGCGTACACTCGGTCACGCTTTATGTGGACTCGGTACAGGTGTTCAACAGCACGACCGACCGGGTGCTGCCCGACGAGAACCGCATGATCAACGGGTTTACGGACTACGACGAGCTGACCCGCACGCGACGGCTGATTATGCGTTCCTATAAGTTGCCCGGCAACCGTCTCCGACTGCTCCGCACGGATGAGAACCGGGGTGCTGTAAACATCAACGAGGAACGGGACTATCATTTCCGCTACGTGCTGGAAGACAATTTCGGCAACCGCAGAACGTATGCATTTACCATAAAGGGCAAACGGCAGGACATTCCCGCCTACAAGCCAGAGGTTGACGAGATGCTTTACTGGAACCGGACCAATGTCATCCAGCAACCGGGTATGGAACTGGTGGTGCCCCGCTACTACGTATATGACAACGTGCCGCTCCATACTCGCGTCAAGGGGGACAGCTCGCACATCGCCTTCGACTATGTGCTGGATGCCGGACGGACGCCTATCCACAGCTACTGCGACTTGTCCATCGGCCTGCGCCACAAGCCGGTGGCCGACACCACGAAATACTACATCGTGCAGAAGGCCGGCAAATGGCGGAGTTCCATGGGCGGGAAATACGAGAACGGATGGGTCAAGACCCGGATACGTTCCCTCGGCACCTTCTCTGTCGACGTGGATACCGTGGCGCCGAAAATCACTCCCGTCGGACAGGGCGGATGGCGCAGCAACCGGCAAATCCGGTTCCGTATCAGCGACGCCGAATCGGGTATCGGCACCTACAAGGTGTACATTGACGGGAAGTTTGTCCTCTTCGGCCTGAAGAAAGGCATCCTGGTGATACAAGACCCGGAAAAAGTGAAAAAGGGAGTTCCCCACAAGGCCGAGGTGACCGTGACCGACCAATGCGGAAACACGGCCCGCAAGGAATACAAGTTCTGAAAGAATCAATAACTCAAATCATAAACAACCTACCTACATGAAAATGAAAAAAATAATGCTGGCTGTCTTTCTGCTGACAGCATGTATTGCCAACGGATGGGCATGTACCAACTTCATTGTCGGAAAGAAGGCTTCGGCCGACGGTTCCGTCATCGTTTCTTACTCGGCCGACTCTTACGGCATGTTCGGCTACCTGTGCCACTACCCGGCTGCCCAGCATGCACCGGGCGAGATGCGCGACATCTACGACTGGGATTCGGGCAAATACCTGGGCAAAATCAAGGAAGCCAAACAGACCTACAACGTCATCGGCAACACGAACGAGTTTCAGGTGACCATCGGGGAAACCACTTTCGGCGGACGTCCGGAACTGGTGGACAGCACCGGCATCATGGACTACGGAAGCCTGATTTACGTGGCCCTGCAACGTTCGCGCACGGCCAAGGAAGCCATCAAAATCATGACCGACCTGGTGAAAGAATACGGTTACTACAGCAGCGGTGAATCGTTCTCGATTGCCGACCCGAACGAAGCCTGGATCATGGAGATGATTGGAAAAGGACCGGGCGTGAAAGGGGCTGTATGGGTGGCTGTCCGTATTCCGGACGACTGCATTGCCGCTCATGCCAACCAGAGCCGCATCCACAAATTCGATATGAACGACAAGGAAAACTGCCTGTATGCACCCGACGTGGTTTCCTTTGCCCGCGAAAAAGGCTATTTCAGCGGCAACAACAAAGACTTCAGCTTTGCCGATGCCTACTGCCCGCTCGATTTCAGCGGCTTGCGTTTCTGCGAGGCACGTGTGTGGAGCTTCTACAACATGTTCAGCAAGGCGACCGGACAGTCTTACCTTTCTTATATCCAGGGCGAGAGCAAGGAGCCGATGCCGCTTTACGTGAAACCGGACCAGAAGATTTCGGTACGCGACATCCAGCATGCCATGCGTGACCACTACGAAGGTACTCCGCTCGACATCACCAAGGACATGGGTGCCGGCTGTTTCGAGATGCCTTACCGCCTGTCGCCGCTGACCTTCAAGGTGGACGGACAGGAATATTTCAACGAACGCCCCATCTCTACCCAGCAGAGCGGTTTCGTGTTCGTTTCACAGATGCGTTCCAACCTGCCCGACGCCATCGGCGGTGTGCTCTGGTTCGGTCTGGACGACGCCAACATGACGGTCTTCACTCCGGTGTACTGCAACACGGACAAGGTGCCTTATCCTTACCAGCAGGGACACGGTGACTGCGTAACCTTCTCATGGGATTCCGCGTTCTGGATTTACAACTGGGTGGCCGACATGATCCGTCCGCGCTACAACCTGATGGTGGAAGACATGCGCACCGTGCAGAACAGCCTGGAAGATACTTATGCACAGGCACAGGAAGGCATTGAAAGCACGGCCCTGAAACTGTATCAGCAAGACCCGGCCAAAGCCAAGGAATTCCTGACCAACTACACGCAGATGACGGCACAGACTGCTGTAGACAGCTGGAAGAAACTGGGCGAATTCCTCATCGTACGCTACAACGACGGTGCCGTGAAACGCATGCAGAACGGACAGTTGCAACGCCCGGCTACCGGCAACACGGCTCCGCTGGACCGCCCGGGATACAGCAAGGAATTCTTGCAGGAACTGGTAAAATCAACCGGCGAACGCTACAAAATGAAAGAACTGAAGTAAGCAGATTTTCTTCTGCTTTCTCATTCTACAATCAAAAGTTATGATTATTTTTGCAAAAAATAAAATACAAGCGAATCTGAAGAAACTCAATGATAGAGAAACATATCGTACTCGAAGATATTGACCCGGTGATTTTCTATGGCGTGAACAATGCCAACATGCAGATGATCAAGGCCCTGTTTCCCAAGCTGCGGATTGTGGCGCGCGGAAACGTCATCAAAATCATGGGAGACGAGGAGGAAATGTGCGCTTTCGAAGAGGCCGTCCTGGCTCTGGAGAAACACTGCGTGCAGTACAACTCGCTCAACGAAGAAGTGATTCTGGACATCGTGAAGGGCAATGCCCCGAAAATTGAAAAGACGGGTGATGCCATCGTGTTCAGTGTGACGGGCAAGCCGATTACTCCGAGAAGTGAAAACCAGCTGAAGCTGGTGCGCGAATTCGAAAAGAATGACATGATTTTTGCCATCGGTCCGGCGGGTTCAGGAAAGACCTACACGGCCATCGCCCTGGCGGTACGGGCCCTGAAGAACAAGGAAATCAAGAAAATCATCCTCAGCCGTCCGGCCGTGGAAGCGGGCGAGAAACTGGGATTTCTGCCCGGCGACATGAAGGACAAGATTGACCCTTACCTGCAACCGCTGTATGATGCGCTTCAGGACATGATTCCCGCGGCCAAGCTGAAGGAATACATGGAACTGAACGTCATCCAGATTGCACCGCTGGCCTTCATGCGCGGACGTACGCTGAACGACGCGGTGGTCATCCTGGACGAAGCGCAGAACACCACCACCCAGCAAATCAAAATGTTTCTCACCCGAATGGGCA includes:
- a CDS encoding lipopolysaccharide assembly protein LapB, which encodes MKIRTHIIIIICTTLMTVGCSQNHKVTKQTPELAKAEEVMFDHPDSALHILESMPIPSARKDKENHALWCLLTSQAKVKLIMKIPSDSLVKIAYDYYKSTDNARRKAMSALYMGDINYELGNIEEAMQYYLEGKTEVEKTEDYKTGYLIMSSLGKLYLYRRLNAYALEACTIAYDYAVKDSNKRYQMGALQYLARCYCILNELPKAIETYQKCSDIAVELGLNNKAYYYDIQTEIALVYKNSSQFLQSLEILKSFPVKFQSSSLIGKNYFYLKQYDSAYFYLNKALLTDNIYTKASVYEFLYKFGNQPKYRKYLTSYCDSLLFYNDSIITLNKSKEIIAYKEKYENERLTTEKQRLELEKSNITYWWMFTIVIVLLLGILLIYIYLHKRIAIHQKEEKLTRLALQLHDKELEVEKNESYIAELQSQFEQNNKKEELYIEQVEALKKLKKENERLSLEKNMLHDKIASYSISGHELSDVKTLSDRVLLLEKREKELCSLLLTQAPFLRKLHLQPVYLNETELKDVCKIADNIFQKFTQRLSKEVSVLSEHEIILCSLIKLRFSITEISIFLNIAPASVSRSKLRIKNKICSVFGENLKEKSLDVWLWEY
- a CDS encoding toxin-antitoxin system protein; translated protein: MEAVIRKQTSFRLREDLLKVLQEEAKKANRSLNNYVESMLMDAVYSEPNEETKAAIKEARTGKYAGTINTSSLEAFIKSCEE
- a CDS encoding ATP-binding protein, whose translation is MKYPIGIQSFDQLIEDGYVYVDKTDLVYSLVKEGKIYFLSRPRRFGKSLLVSTLKNYFLGRKELFKGLKIDALEKDWKVYPVFHLDFNGTDFTLPGELERKLGYYISLWADQYALPEKSRNLGLGDFFAEVIRAAHEHTGRRAVVLIDEYDKPILDVLDTDASLEERNRNTLKAFYSAFKSADEHLQFVFLTGVTKFSQVSVFSGFNQPFDISMHGKYETLCGISQEELDATFREPMEAMSEVYRCSYDEMRAMLKAQYDGYHFSKKLSDVYNPFSLLNAFAAMDISDYWFKSGTPTYLIRLLSHTDENMNEITGKYYSAEEFIDYKANVEQPLPMIYQSGYLTIKDFDLEENTFLLDYPNKEVKRGFLTMVASSYFSNGDTPSWIRNAVTCLKKGELDDFRTSLTSFLASIPYTMRRKENERERERYFHYTFYLLMRLISVYTVYTEKVQSHGRVDCIVETPDFVYIFEFKLDGTAEEALRQIKEKGYAREYEADQRKLYKIGAVFSSETGTIADWRTE
- a CDS encoding phospho-sugar mutase, with the protein product MENNELIQQCTEKAQTWLTAAYDAETQAEVKRMLENPDKSELIDAFYKDLEFGTGGLRGIMGAGSNRMNIYTVGAATQGLANYLNKCFAGKKDISVVVGHDCRNNSRKFAEISADIFTANGIKVYLFDDMRPTPEMSFAIRHLGCQSGINITASHNPKEYNGYKAYWDDGAQVLAPHDKGIIDEVNKISGVSEIKFQGNKELIQIIGKEIDDEYLRQVHTLSIDPEVIKRQKDLKIVYTPIHGTGMKLIPQSLKLWGFENVHCVAEQMVKSGDFPTVVSPNPENAEALTLAIKLAKEIDADIVMASDPDADRVGMACKDSKGEWVLINGNQTCLIFLYYIIKNRIAMGKMKGNEFIVKTIVTTELIKKVADKNHIKMLDCYTGFKWIAREIRLREGKEQYIGGGEESYGFLAEDFVRDKDAVSACSLLAEICAWAKDQGKTLYDILMEIYVEYGFSLEVTVNVVKPGKTGADEIKAMMENFRACPPKELGGSEVVLVKDYKTLKATDNTGKATDLDMPEPSNVLQFFTADGTKVSVRPSGTEPKIKFYMEIKGEMHCPKCYAGALADAKEKVDAVKKSLGI
- a CDS encoding M23 family metallopeptidase, which produces MRQKMILALALAGVLSGQAQNVTDNYFRSPFDFPILLSANFGELRPNHFHNGLDIKTQGVTGKPIYCIADGYVSRVAVLHGGYGQALYITHPNGLTSVYGHVVSFAKNIQAYVRQYQYAHETFTCDLKFQPGQFPVKKGDIIALSGNEGASAGPHLHLELRQTETGEYIDPMPYFKRFLKDSKAPVASLIGIYPIQGEGVVNGSTQKKLLNVNALRQPIHAWGKIYTGISAKDYMDGTSNFYGVHSVTLYVDSVQVFNSTTDRVLPDENRMINGFTDYDELTRTRRLIMRSYKLPGNRLRLLRTDENRGAVNINEERDYHFRYVLEDNFGNRRTYAFTIKGKRQDIPAYKPEVDEMLYWNRTNVIQQPGMELVVPRYYVYDNVPLHTRVKGDSSHIAFDYVLDAGRTPIHSYCDLSIGLRHKPVADTTKYYIVQKAGKWRSSMGGKYENGWVKTRIRSLGTFSVDVDTVAPKITPVGQGGWRSNRQIRFRISDAESGIGTYKVYIDGKFVLFGLKKGILVIQDPEKVKKGVPHKAEVTVTDQCGNTARKEYKF
- a CDS encoding C69 family dipeptidase, encoding MKMKKIMLAVFLLTACIANGWACTNFIVGKKASADGSVIVSYSADSYGMFGYLCHYPAAQHAPGEMRDIYDWDSGKYLGKIKEAKQTYNVIGNTNEFQVTIGETTFGGRPELVDSTGIMDYGSLIYVALQRSRTAKEAIKIMTDLVKEYGYYSSGESFSIADPNEAWIMEMIGKGPGVKGAVWVAVRIPDDCIAAHANQSRIHKFDMNDKENCLYAPDVVSFAREKGYFSGNNKDFSFADAYCPLDFSGLRFCEARVWSFYNMFSKATGQSYLSYIQGESKEPMPLYVKPDQKISVRDIQHAMRDHYEGTPLDITKDMGAGCFEMPYRLSPLTFKVDGQEYFNERPISTQQSGFVFVSQMRSNLPDAIGGVLWFGLDDANMTVFTPVYCNTDKVPYPYQQGHGDCVTFSWDSAFWIYNWVADMIRPRYNLMVEDMRTVQNSLEDTYAQAQEGIESTALKLYQQDPAKAKEFLTNYTQMTAQTAVDSWKKLGEFLIVRYNDGAVKRMQNGQLQRPATGNTAPLDRPGYSKEFLQELVKSTGERYKMKELK